A genomic segment from Alphaproteobacteria bacterium encodes:
- a CDS encoding amidase — MTDTPLCPTVCETLVGLRAGSLSAQGVLDACFARFHAREAAVGAWETIDEAAARRIAGMNLVGPLAGLPVGVKDIIDTVDLPTGYGSKAFVGHRPDADAACVAALRYAGAVVLGKTVSTEFASMHPGRTRNPHDLQHTPGGSSSGSAAAVADGMVPVALGTQTAGSVIRPGSFCGVVAYKGSYGWTDTAGIHPLAPSFDTLGFYARTVADIAPVRAALARDARNRVTARKPVIGLCRTPQWDQAGPGTKRVVEGAFEKLRVAGATVFEVVCPPSWDRLVETHRRFMLREMPAVFEKIIAAHGGKISQGFKDQVAEGASISAREAAVLAQEIADRRADFARMIGRGEIWLTPAAPDEAPRGIERTGDPLFNRLWTLLGGPLMSIPAGKGARGLPIGVQLVGAPGTDDDLLDAAAWVEAALEHA, encoded by the coding sequence ATGACCGATACGCCGTTGTGCCCGACCGTGTGCGAGACTCTCGTGGGTCTGCGCGCTGGCAGCCTGAGCGCGCAGGGGGTGCTCGATGCCTGCTTCGCGCGCTTCCATGCGCGCGAAGCCGCGGTGGGCGCCTGGGAGACGATCGACGAGGCGGCGGCACGGCGCATCGCCGGCATGAATCTGGTCGGGCCGCTGGCCGGCCTGCCGGTGGGCGTGAAGGACATCATCGACACCGTCGACCTGCCGACCGGCTATGGCTCGAAGGCCTTTGTCGGCCATCGTCCGGACGCCGACGCCGCCTGCGTGGCCGCCTTGCGCTATGCCGGCGCCGTGGTCCTGGGCAAGACCGTCAGCACCGAGTTCGCCTCGATGCATCCCGGCAGGACGCGCAACCCGCATGACCTGCAACACACGCCGGGCGGCTCCTCCAGCGGCTCCGCCGCCGCGGTGGCCGATGGCATGGTGCCGGTGGCCTTGGGGACGCAGACCGCCGGCTCGGTGATTCGCCCGGGCTCGTTCTGTGGCGTGGTTGCCTACAAGGGCTCCTATGGCTGGACGGACACCGCCGGCATCCATCCGCTCGCGCCGTCTTTCGACACGCTCGGCTTCTATGCACGCACCGTAGCCGATATCGCGCCGGTGCGCGCGGCGCTGGCCCGCGACGCAAGGAATCGCGTGACGGCGCGCAAGCCGGTGATTGGCCTGTGCCGCACGCCGCAATGGGACCAGGCGGGCCCAGGCACGAAGCGCGTCGTCGAAGGTGCGTTCGAGAAGCTGCGCGTCGCCGGCGCCACGGTCTTCGAGGTCGTCTGCCCGCCCTCCTGGGACCGTCTCGTCGAGACCCACCGCCGCTTCATGCTGCGCGAGATGCCCGCGGTCTTCGAGAAGATCATCGCCGCGCATGGCGGGAAGATCAGCCAGGGCTTCAAGGACCAGGTCGCCGAGGGCGCGTCGATCTCCGCCAGGGAGGCGGCCGTGCTGGCGCAGGAGATCGCCGACCGTCGCGCCGACTTCGCGCGCATGATCGGGCGTGGCGAGATCTGGCTGACGCCGGCGGCGCCCGACGAGGCGCCCCGGGGCATCGAGCGCACCGGCGATCCGCTGTTCAACCGCCTGTGGACCCTGCTCGGCGGGCCGCTGATGTCGATCCCCGCCGGCAAGGGCGCCAGGGGCCTGCCGATCGGCGTGCAGCTCGTCGGCGCGCCGGGGACGGACGACGATCTGCTCGACGCCGCCGCCTGGGTCGAGGCGGCTTTGGAGCACGCCTGA
- a CDS encoding CBS domain-containing protein, with amino-acid sequence MKAIDIMTADVVTVSPETSVYEAARLLLGRRISALPVLNADGRLVGLISESDLMRRGELRTEKRHPWWRGLLTSDLRQASEFLRCQGRRVADVMSRDVICARASMPLRELAELMERHVIKRLPVLDGQRLIGIVSRSDLLRALLILAPAEETVPEVDDRDIRQKLLGQLKARHWAGSIVANVIVERGIVHLWGEAATTREIDACRALAETIDGVREVRSHMAQVKTVI; translated from the coding sequence GTGAAGGCCATCGACATCATGACGGCGGACGTCGTCACCGTCTCGCCTGAGACCAGCGTCTATGAAGCCGCCCGCCTGCTGCTGGGCCGGCGCATCAGCGCGCTGCCGGTGCTCAATGCCGATGGCCGCCTGGTCGGCCTGATCAGCGAATCCGATCTCATGCGGCGCGGCGAGCTGCGCACGGAGAAGCGACATCCCTGGTGGCGCGGATTGCTGACCAGCGATCTGCGCCAGGCGTCGGAGTTTCTGCGCTGCCAGGGGCGGCGCGTCGCCGACGTCATGAGCCGCGACGTAATTTGCGCGCGCGCCTCCATGCCGCTGCGCGAGCTGGCCGAGCTGATGGAGCGCCACGTGATCAAGCGCCTGCCGGTGCTCGACGGACAGCGCCTGATCGGCATCGTCAGCCGCAGCGACCTGCTGCGCGCCCTGCTGATCCTCGCCCCGGCCGAGGAGACGGTGCCGGAGGTCGACGATCGCGACATCCGCCAGAAGCTGCTCGGGCAGCTCAAGGCGCGGCACTGGGCCGGTTCGATCGTCGCCAACGTGATCGTCGAGAGGGGCATCGTGCATCTGTGGGGCGAAGCCGCGACCACGCGCGAGATCGACGCCTGCCGTGCCTTGGCGGAGACGATCGACGGCGTGCGCGAGGTCCGCAGCCACATGGCCCAGGTCAAGACCGTCATATAG
- a CDS encoding helix-turn-helix domain-containing protein encodes MSALTNVVAILRWARGREPDFGVGEVALGLDMPKSTASRLLKDMAVQGLLERDAVTQRYRVGMLLLEVGRQYRAGQPLVEAADAALIDLTRQTGYATGISLLDGSEIVVLRSRPGTHPLQVVTPPGTRGPAWANSTGRNLLARLPDAEIARRFSPYPMLDRPNAPANLTQLMERVGRARARGFDESDDEALPGVAAVSVAVADPQSGDAMSLYIAFSGLHVNRQRRRELATMLLDVKAALVARFGDEAAVEPRRAHG; translated from the coding sequence ATGAGTGCGCTGACGAATGTCGTGGCCATCCTGCGCTGGGCGCGCGGGCGGGAACCCGACTTCGGCGTCGGCGAGGTGGCGTTGGGGCTCGATATGCCCAAGAGCACGGCATCGCGCCTGCTCAAGGACATGGCGGTGCAGGGCCTGCTCGAGCGCGATGCCGTCACGCAGCGCTACCGCGTCGGGATGCTGCTGCTCGAGGTCGGCCGCCAGTATCGCGCGGGGCAGCCGCTGGTCGAGGCCGCCGATGCGGCGCTGATCGATCTCACGCGCCAGACCGGCTACGCCACCGGCATCAGCCTGCTCGACGGCAGCGAGATCGTGGTCCTGCGCTCGCGGCCGGGCACGCATCCGCTGCAGGTGGTGACGCCGCCCGGCACGCGCGGCCCGGCCTGGGCCAACTCCACCGGCCGCAACCTGCTCGCAAGGCTGCCCGATGCCGAGATCGCGCGCCGCTTCAGCCCATATCCCATGCTCGATCGCCCGAATGCGCCGGCGAACCTGACCCAGCTGATGGAACGCGTTGGCCGCGCCCGCGCGCGCGGCTTCGACGAGTCCGACGACGAGGCGCTGCCCGGCGTCGCCGCGGTATCGGTGGCCGTGGCCGATCCGCAGTCCGGCGATGCCATGTCGCTCTACATCGCGTTCTCCGGCCTGCACGTGAACCGCCAGCGCCGCCGCGAGCTCGCGACCATGCTGCTCGACGTCAAGGCCGCGCTGGTCGCGCGCTTCGGCGACGAGGCCGCCGTCGAGCCGAGGCGTGCCCATGGCTAG
- a CDS encoding ABC transporter permease: MASVALDDIAPAAAARRHGVSPIAWLAAPALLLFVVFFVLPFGVMALLSFLSGNPATNPNVIWTTRHYERFLDDDLYHDALWSTLRIGLVTTLVALLIGYPLAHWMARMKSRIGHAALLMAVIAPMLTGIVVRTFAWMTLLQDKGVINTTLIGMGLIETPLPLMYNEFGTIVALVHIYVPFMVLTLTGVIGRIDERLEQAARNLGATRLRAFVEVTLPLSLPGILAGSLLVFALSISAYVTPFLMGGTNVLTLPMMIYQQVSSSFNVGFAGALGVVLLAVSLAVIIAYNRVLARLSGDEGLA, from the coding sequence ATGGCTAGCGTCGCGCTCGACGACATCGCGCCGGCCGCGGCGGCGCGGCGACACGGCGTCTCGCCCATCGCCTGGCTCGCGGCGCCGGCCTTGCTGCTGTTCGTCGTCTTCTTCGTGCTGCCCTTCGGCGTGATGGCGCTGCTGTCGTTCCTCAGCGGCAATCCCGCCACCAACCCGAACGTCATCTGGACCACGCGCCACTACGAGCGCTTCCTCGACGACGATCTCTATCACGACGCGCTGTGGTCGACCCTGCGCATCGGCCTGGTCACGACGCTCGTCGCGCTGCTCATCGGCTACCCGTTGGCCCACTGGATGGCGCGCATGAAATCGCGCATCGGCCACGCGGCGCTGCTGATGGCGGTGATCGCGCCGATGCTGACCGGCATCGTCGTGCGCACCTTCGCCTGGATGACGCTGCTGCAGGACAAGGGCGTGATCAACACCACGCTGATCGGCATGGGCCTGATCGAGACGCCATTGCCGCTGATGTACAACGAGTTCGGCACCATCGTCGCCCTGGTGCACATCTACGTGCCGTTCATGGTGCTGACCCTGACCGGCGTGATCGGCCGCATCGATGAGCGCCTGGAGCAGGCGGCGCGCAATCTGGGCGCCACCCGCCTGCGCGCCTTCGTCGAGGTCACCCTGCCGCTCAGCCTGCCCGGCATCCTCGCCGGTTCGCTGCTGGTCTTCGCGCTGTCGATCAGCGCCTATGTCACGCCCTTCCTGATGGGCGGCACCAATGTGCTGACCCTGCCCATGATGATCTATCAGCAGGTCAGCTCGTCCTTCAACGTCGGCTTCGCCGGCGCGCTGGGCGTCGTGCTGCTGGCCGTCTCGCTCGCCGTCATCATCGCCTACAACCGCGTTCTGGCGCGTCTCTCCGGCGACGAGGGGCTGGCATGA
- a CDS encoding ABC transporter permease, giving the protein MTARRFDAGRAAYYTLNGAILIFLLAPLAIVAVFALNPTPYISFPPVGVTTRWFEKFFATEDFMRSLWLSLRVAAMVLVLSTTLGAMCALALARGRLPGARVLTAFFMSPLMLPAILTGLALFQVLLLSGVGRPVWGLVLGHTLVAVPYVLRTTLAVLANFDTRVEEAAASLGASPVRVFFEVTLPLIRPGVIAGGIFAFIVSFDQFPISLFLVLPKGETLPVVLFNYMKFDLDGAIAAASMVSILMALSVVLLLERVIGLKAYVKL; this is encoded by the coding sequence ATGACCGCGCGCCGCTTCGATGCCGGCCGGGCGGCGTACTACACGCTCAACGGCGCCATCCTGATCTTCCTGCTGGCGCCGCTGGCGATCGTCGCGGTCTTCGCGCTCAACCCGACGCCCTACATCTCCTTTCCGCCGGTCGGCGTCACCACGCGCTGGTTCGAGAAGTTCTTCGCCACCGAGGACTTCATGCGCTCGCTGTGGCTCAGCCTGCGCGTGGCGGCGATGGTGCTGGTGCTGTCGACGACGCTCGGCGCGATGTGCGCGCTGGCCCTGGCGCGCGGCCGGCTGCCGGGCGCGCGCGTGCTGACGGCGTTCTTCATGTCCCCGCTCATGCTGCCGGCGATCCTCACAGGCCTGGCGCTGTTCCAGGTGCTGCTGCTCTCGGGCGTCGGCCGCCCGGTGTGGGGCCTGGTGCTCGGTCATACGCTGGTCGCGGTGCCCTACGTGCTGCGCACGACGCTGGCGGTGCTGGCCAATTTCGACACCCGTGTCGAGGAGGCCGCCGCCAGCCTCGGCGCTTCGCCGGTGCGGGTCTTCTTCGAGGTGACCCTGCCGCTGATCCGGCCGGGGGTGATTGCCGGCGGCATCTTCGCCTTCATCGTCTCCTTCGACCAGTTCCCGATCTCGCTGTTCCTGGTGCTGCCCAAGGGCGAGACGCTGCCGGTCGTGCTGTTCAACTACATGAAGTTCGACCTCGATGGCGCGATCGCCGCGGCCTCGATGGTGTCCATCCTGATGGCGTTGAGTGTCGTGCTCTTGCTCGAGCGTGTGATCGGCCTGAAGGCCTATGTGAAGCTCTGA
- a CDS encoding ABC transporter substrate-binding protein, which produces MSRLSRRTALKTVAASAVASLAAPAILHAQVKTLKITTWGGKWGEIMKGTVLPAFEKEFKCTVSADQAFPFLPKLQASAKNDPIYDVLHTNSNEQWKAVEEGIVLPKITPKEVPNVADVYPYAVSEKIVGVSIFTSAIGLAYRTDKGLTPPKSWKDLADRKLDGARGGYIIPVNSLGQAHLMMLGKVYGKGMQDLDAAYKALEQLKPIKMVDFTGQMEKMLLSGEVSMGVIHDSGVYRYDGQNQPVDFAIPSEGVLALEQVLNVTPGSKVKELAFAYIDFMLRPDVQKQLAEGVWYSPSNRKVKLDPRYDAKLFNTEAKVAQLIQPDWKWYNARKDDIDARVARLLRG; this is translated from the coding sequence ATGTCCCGTCTATCCCGTCGCACCGCATTGAAGACCGTCGCCGCCTCGGCCGTCGCCAGCCTGGCGGCGCCCGCCATCCTGCATGCCCAGGTCAAGACCCTGAAGATCACCACCTGGGGCGGCAAGTGGGGCGAGATCATGAAGGGCACGGTGCTGCCGGCCTTCGAGAAGGAGTTCAAGTGCACGGTGTCGGCCGACCAGGCCTTCCCGTTCCTGCCCAAGCTGCAGGCCAGCGCCAAGAACGATCCGATCTACGATGTGCTGCACACCAACTCGAACGAGCAGTGGAAGGCGGTCGAGGAGGGCATCGTGCTGCCCAAGATCACACCCAAGGAGGTACCCAACGTCGCCGACGTCTATCCCTACGCGGTCAGCGAGAAGATCGTCGGCGTGTCGATCTTCACCAGCGCCATCGGCCTGGCCTATCGCACCGACAAGGGGCTGACGCCGCCGAAATCCTGGAAGGACCTCGCCGACCGCAAGCTCGACGGCGCGCGTGGCGGCTACATCATTCCGGTCAACAGCCTGGGCCAGGCCCATCTGATGATGCTGGGCAAGGTCTACGGCAAGGGCATGCAGGACCTCGACGCCGCCTACAAGGCGCTCGAGCAGCTCAAGCCGATCAAGATGGTCGACTTCACCGGGCAGATGGAAAAGATGCTGCTGAGCGGCGAGGTCAGCATGGGCGTGATCCACGACAGCGGCGTCTACCGCTACGACGGCCAGAACCAGCCGGTCGATTTCGCCATTCCCTCCGAGGGCGTGCTGGCGCTGGAGCAGGTGCTCAACGTCACGCCGGGCAGCAAGGTCAAGGAGCTGGCCTTCGCCTATATCGACTTCATGCTGCGTCCCGACGTCCAGAAGCAGCTTGCCGAGGGCGTCTGGTACTCGCCGTCGAACAGGAAGGTGAAGCTCGATCCCAGGTACGACGCCAAGCTGTTCAACACCGAGGCCAAGGTCGCGCAGCTGATCCAGCCCGACTGGAAGTGGTACAACGCGCGCAAGGACGATATCGACGCCCGCGTCGCGCGCCTGCTCAGGGGCTGA
- a CDS encoding ABC transporter ATP-binding protein: MRESASIRIDGVTKTFDGQVRAVDDVTLDIEAGEFFSLLGPSGCGKTTTLRLIAGFETADAGRIVVGGQDITDLPVHRRDMGMVFQSYALFPHRTVAENVAFGLRMRGLPRAEIAERVTAALKQVALDGYEARRPSQLSGGQQQRVALARAIVIRPSVLLCDEPLGALDRKLRQSMQFELKQLQKELGVTLVFVTHDQEEALAMSDRIAVMNAGRVEQVGAPSEIYDRPRTRFVADFIGEINLFEGAWNGGRFVMGKDRALPAVANGARAGAGMIAVRPEKTRLVGEIDGALGGRIETANFLGGQVLYRIVTDEGRAVLAKEQNVGDSGRRVGDRVGVAWMPSDAVSLEA, translated from the coding sequence ATGCGTGAATCCGCATCGATCCGCATCGACGGCGTGACCAAGACCTTCGACGGTCAGGTGCGCGCCGTCGACGACGTCACGCTCGACATCGAGGCCGGCGAGTTCTTCTCGCTGCTGGGGCCGTCCGGCTGCGGCAAGACCACGACGTTGCGCCTGATCGCCGGCTTCGAGACGGCCGATGCCGGCCGCATCGTCGTCGGCGGCCAGGACATCACCGACCTGCCGGTGCACCGGCGCGACATGGGCATGGTGTTCCAGTCCTACGCGCTGTTCCCGCACCGTACCGTGGCCGAGAACGTTGCCTTCGGCCTGCGCATGCGCGGCCTGCCCAGGGCGGAGATCGCGGAGCGGGTCACGGCGGCGCTCAAGCAGGTGGCGCTCGACGGCTACGAGGCGCGCCGGCCCTCGCAGCTCTCGGGCGGCCAGCAGCAGCGCGTGGCGCTGGCGCGCGCCATCGTCATCCGCCCGTCGGTGCTGCTGTGCGACGAGCCGCTGGGGGCGCTCGACCGCAAGCTGCGCCAGTCCATGCAGTTCGAGCTCAAGCAGTTGCAGAAGGAGCTCGGCGTCACCCTGGTCTTCGTCACCCACGACCAGGAGGAGGCGCTGGCGATGTCCGACCGCATCGCCGTGATGAACGCCGGCAGGGTCGAGCAGGTCGGCGCACCGTCGGAGATCTACGACCGCCCGCGCACGCGCTTCGTCGCCGACTTCATCGGCGAGATCAACCTGTTCGAGGGCGCCTGGAACGGCGGCCGCTTCGTCATGGGCAAGGACCGCGCGCTGCCGGCGGTGGCCAACGGCGCCCGTGCAGGGGCGGGCATGATCGCCGTACGTCCGGAGAAGACGCGCCTGGTCGGCGAGATCGACGGCGCCCTGGGCGGCCGGATCGAGACCGCCAACTTCCTCGGCGGCCAGGTGCTCTACCGGATCGTCACCGACGAGGGCCGTGCCGTGCTGGCCAAGGAGCAGAACGTCGGCGACAGCGGCCGCAGGGTCGGCGACCGAGTCGGCGTCGCCTGGATGCCCTCGGATGCCGTGAGCCTGGAGGCGTAG
- a CDS encoding AroM family protein, protein MTQRTLGIAVIGQAPRDDIAALFAAQAPAGTHVILRGCLDGMSDAEIAAIAPVDGADTLYTRLPGDRDAKISKKAVIARASQTIAMLRGDGADALVFNCTGAFPPMPGDAGVLFPSRVLAGLCAGLLPAGRLGLLVPLAEQAAKLTEKWRRPGVEVVAEALAPSAGEAEVEAAASRLKARSPDLIAMDCMSYTPATKDIVSRVTGVPTLLGVTATARVLRELLE, encoded by the coding sequence ATGACCCAACGAACCCTCGGCATCGCCGTCATCGGCCAGGCCCCGCGCGACGACATCGCCGCGCTGTTCGCGGCGCAGGCACCTGCAGGCACGCACGTGATCCTGCGCGGCTGTCTCGACGGCATGAGCGACGCCGAGATCGCCGCGATCGCGCCCGTGGACGGCGCCGACACGCTCTATACGCGCCTGCCCGGCGATCGGGACGCGAAGATCTCCAAGAAGGCCGTGATCGCGCGGGCATCGCAAACCATAGCAATGCTTCGCGGCGACGGCGCCGACGCCCTGGTCTTCAACTGCACAGGCGCCTTTCCGCCGATGCCGGGCGACGCCGGCGTGCTGTTTCCCTCGCGTGTGCTGGCCGGCCTGTGCGCCGGCCTGCTGCCGGCGGGCCGCCTGGGCCTGCTGGTGCCGCTGGCCGAGCAGGCGGCGAAGCTCACCGAGAAATGGCGGCGGCCGGGGGTCGAGGTGGTCGCCGAGGCGCTGGCGCCCAGCGCCGGTGAGGCCGAGGTCGAGGCCGCGGCGTCGCGGCTCAAGGCCCGGTCGCCCGACCTGATCGCCATGGATTGCATGAGCTACACGCCCGCCACCAAGGACATCGTCAGCCGCGTCACCGGCGTGCCGACCCTGCTGGGCGTCACCGCCACGGCGCGCGTGCTGCGAGAGTTGCTGGAGTAG
- a CDS encoding DUF917 domain-containing protein, translated as MDREITLDDIESLAVGAWVLGTGGGGSPYLGLLNMRRLYREENLRVRLMSPDDLQDDDMVAAVSNMGAPLVGQERLTDSRTIARAVALMEEHTGRRFRAIMSLEIGGGNSIQPLMAAAHLGRPVVDADMMGRAYPEAQMTSVAVGDLVPCPLSTVDVRGLESIVDKVPTWKWMERVSRKICVEYGSIASTCKAPRTGAEVKKWGIKYTTTKAIKIGTAVREAQRRHEDPIEAILSVEPGKVLYRGKVKDVERRTTEGFLRGRTQFEGMDEYRGSAMEIAFQNEWIVAWHDKRPVAMSPDLICVLDSVTGEAVGTETIRYGQRVTVIALPPPEVFLSPKGLQHVGPRAFGYDIEFRSVFA; from the coding sequence ATGGACCGCGAGATCACGCTCGACGATATCGAATCACTCGCCGTCGGTGCCTGGGTGCTGGGCACCGGCGGCGGCGGCAGCCCGTATCTTGGCCTGCTCAACATGCGCCGCCTCTATCGCGAAGAGAATTTGCGCGTGCGGCTGATGAGCCCGGACGATCTGCAGGACGACGACATGGTCGCGGCGGTGTCGAACATGGGCGCGCCGCTGGTCGGCCAGGAGCGCCTGACCGACAGCCGCACCATCGCGCGTGCCGTGGCGCTGATGGAGGAGCATACCGGCAGGCGCTTTCGCGCGATCATGTCGCTGGAGATCGGCGGCGGCAACTCGATCCAGCCGCTGATGGCGGCGGCGCATCTGGGCCGTCCGGTGGTCGATGCCGACATGATGGGCCGCGCCTATCCCGAGGCGCAGATGACCTCTGTCGCGGTCGGCGATCTCGTGCCCTGTCCGCTGTCGACCGTCGACGTGCGCGGCCTGGAGTCGATCGTCGACAAGGTGCCGACCTGGAAATGGATGGAGCGGGTCAGCCGCAAGATCTGCGTCGAGTACGGCTCGATCGCCTCGACCTGCAAGGCGCCGCGCACCGGCGCGGAAGTAAAGAAGTGGGGCATCAAGTACACCACGACCAAGGCGATCAAGATCGGCACCGCGGTACGCGAGGCACAGCGCCGCCACGAGGATCCGATCGAGGCGATCCTCTCGGTCGAGCCGGGCAAGGTGCTCTATCGCGGCAAGGTCAAGGACGTCGAGCGGCGCACCACCGAGGGCTTCCTGCGCGGCCGCACGCAGTTCGAGGGCATGGACGAATATCGCGGCAGCGCGATGGAGATCGCTTTCCAGAACGAATGGATCGTGGCCTGGCACGACAAGCGGCCGGTCGCCATGTCACCCGACCTGATCTGCGTGCTCGACAGTGTCACCGGCGAGGCGGTCGGCACCGAGACCATCCGCTACGGCCAGCGCGTCACCGTGATCGCGCTGCCGCCACCGGAGGTGTTCCTGTCGCCCAAGGGCCTGCAGCATGTCGGCCCGCGCGCCTTCGGCTACGACATCGAGTTCCGGAGCGTCTTCGCGTGA
- a CDS encoding DUF917 domain-containing protein — MSLRDISLDDIESLAVGAWVLGTGGGGNPYLPLLNMRALYREGYRCQLMSSDDLADDDWVGTVANMGAPLVGQERLTDSLTLARAVTAMEKHIGKRFRALMSMEIGGANGVRPFMAAAHHKLPVIDSDTMGRAYPEAQMTSVAVGGLAPYPMTAVDVRGFESIVHRVPSWKWTERVGRKICVEYGSVAATCQPPRTGAEVKKWGIHGTTTKAIAIGAAVREAQRRHDDPIEAILKVEPGKLLYTGKVIDVARRATEGFLRGVVRFDGLDEWRGSAMTINFQNEWIVAWRDGQPVAMTPDLICVLDSVSGEAVGSETIRYGQRVTVIALPPPEVFLSERGLQHVGPRAFGYDLEFRSVFSS, encoded by the coding sequence GTGAGCCTGCGCGACATTTCGCTCGACGATATCGAATCGCTGGCGGTCGGAGCCTGGGTGCTGGGCACCGGCGGCGGCGGCAATCCCTACCTGCCGCTGCTCAACATGCGTGCGCTGTACCGCGAGGGCTATCGCTGCCAGCTGATGTCGTCCGACGATCTCGCCGACGACGACTGGGTCGGCACTGTCGCCAACATGGGCGCACCGCTGGTCGGGCAGGAGCGGCTGACCGACAGCCTGACCCTGGCGCGCGCCGTGACGGCGATGGAGAAGCACATCGGCAAGCGCTTCCGCGCGCTGATGAGCATGGAGATCGGCGGCGCCAACGGCGTGCGGCCGTTCATGGCGGCGGCGCACCACAAGCTGCCGGTCATCGACAGCGATACCATGGGCCGCGCCTATCCCGAGGCGCAGATGACCTCGGTCGCGGTCGGCGGACTGGCGCCCTATCCGATGACCGCCGTCGACGTGCGCGGCTTCGAGAGCATCGTGCACAGGGTGCCGAGCTGGAAATGGACCGAGCGCGTGGGCCGCAAGATCTGCGTCGAGTACGGTTCCGTTGCCGCGACCTGCCAGCCGCCGCGCACCGGCGCGGAGGTGAAGAAGTGGGGCATCCACGGCACCACGACCAAGGCGATCGCCATCGGCGCGGCGGTGCGCGAGGCGCAGCGCAGGCACGACGATCCGATCGAAGCGATCCTGAAGGTCGAGCCCGGCAAGCTGCTGTACACGGGCAAGGTGATAGACGTCGCGCGGCGTGCCACCGAGGGCTTCCTGCGCGGCGTGGTGCGCTTCGACGGGCTCGACGAATGGCGCGGCTCGGCGATGACCATCAACTTCCAGAACGAGTGGATCGTGGCCTGGCGCGACGGGCAGCCGGTCGCCATGACTCCCGACCTGATCTGCGTGCTCGACTCGGTGTCGGGCGAGGCGGTGGGCAGCGAGACGATCCGCTACGGCCAGCGCGTCACGGTGATCGCGCTGCCGCCGCCCGAAGTCTTCCTTTCGGAAAGAGGCCTGCAGCACGTCGGCCCGCGCGCCTTCGGCTACGACCTCGAATTCAGGAGCGTGTTTTCGTCATGA